A genomic segment from Triplophysa dalaica isolate WHDGS20190420 chromosome 22, ASM1584641v1, whole genome shotgun sequence encodes:
- the hmgn1b gene encoding non-histone chromosomal protein HMG-like isoform X1, whose product MPKRSKANNDAEVTEPKRRSERLVNKPAPPKAEPKAKKAPAKPKKTKEPKEAKEEEKKKEEVPAENGETKAEDEASATEDGDKKEDGE is encoded by the exons ATGCCTAAACGGAGCAAA GCGAACAATGATGCAGAAGTCACCGAG CCTAAAAGAAGGTCGGAGAGACTGGTAAAT AAACCCGCACCTCCAAAGGCAGAGCCGAAGGCAAAG AAGGCACCTGCCAAACCTAAGAAAACTAAGGAACCCAAGGAGGCCAAGgaagaggagaagaagaaagaggAGGTGCCCGCAGAAAACGGCGAAACAAAAGCTGAGGATGAG GCATCGGCAACAGAAGACGGTGACAAGAAGGAAGACGGGGAATAA
- the hmgn1b gene encoding non-histone chromosomal protein HMG-like isoform X2: MVLLKANNDAEVTEPKRRSERLVNKPAPPKAEPKAKKAPAKPKKTKEPKEAKEEEKKKEEVPAENGETKAEDEASATEDGDKKEDGE; the protein is encoded by the exons GCGAACAATGATGCAGAAGTCACCGAG CCTAAAAGAAGGTCGGAGAGACTGGTAAAT AAACCCGCACCTCCAAAGGCAGAGCCGAAGGCAAAG AAGGCACCTGCCAAACCTAAGAAAACTAAGGAACCCAAGGAGGCCAAGgaagaggagaagaagaaagaggAGGTGCCCGCAGAAAACGGCGAAACAAAAGCTGAGGATGAG GCATCGGCAACAGAAGACGGTGACAAGAAGGAAGACGGGGAATAA
- the mipepb gene encoding LOW QUALITY PROTEIN: mitochondrial intermediate peptidase (The sequence of the model RefSeq protein was modified relative to this genomic sequence to represent the inferred CDS: substituted 1 base at 1 genomic stop codon), whose translation MRCARRVLQRADALYRRVNTWSAVGAAFNIHHRRLDNVEKNVGLFGVPELSSPAGFQVAQRKALREAEFLVHRACTHPPDAITVETFDQLSDSLCKVADLADFIKVAHPDAAFREAAERTCVDIGTVVEKLNTNVDLCRSLKTLLENEAVLATLDPDARRVAELFMFDFEISGIRLDESKRKKAVALNVKLLDLSYEFLNGSXLPNAIDKRVLPEHIRHCFSIDGNRVQIGGLCADSPNELVREAAYKIFLYPNTSLLICLDELLACRHELATLVGYESFAHRALKGTMAKTPETVMNFLTLLTEKLSDRTSKDFKMMREMKKETHLINHEVMPWDHAYLSSAIRTEKFNVDCSVYSPYFSLGACMEGLNHLFTQLLGVYFQAEDPKMGEVWSEDVRKLAVVHETEGLLGYIYCDFFRRPDKPNQDCHFTIRGGRLMKDGVYQLPVVVLMLSLPPPNGKTPSLLTPAMVENLFHEMGHAMHSMLGRTRYQHVTGTRCSTDFAEVPSVLMEYFASDYRVVSQFARHYQTGEPLPESLVSRLCESKRVCCAADTQLQIFYAALDQVYHGKPQYTTTTDILREMQEKFYGLPYVHDTAWQLRFSHLVGYGAKYYSYLMSRAVASMVWRQCFLQDPFNRDMGERYRREMLAHGGSKEPMLMVQGMLQKTPTIEDFVDALVVDLDANLKTQK comes from the exons ATGCGCTGCGCTCGGCGCGTCCTTCAACGCGCAGACGCGCTCTACAGACGCGTCAACACATGGTCTGCTGTCGGAGCGGCATTTAACATCCATCACCGACGACTGGACAATGTGGAGAAAAATGTG GGTCTGTTTGGGGTGCCAGAGCTCAGCAGTCCCGCTGGTTTCCAGGTGGCCCAGCGAAAGGCTCTCCGCGAAGCTGAGTTTCTGGTCCACAGAGCCTGCACACATCCTCCTGATGCCATCACCGTGGAAACGTTTGACCAGCTCTCTGACAGCTTGTGTAAAGTGGCAGACCTG GCAGATTTTATCAAAGTTGCTCATCCGGATGCTGCGTTCCGTGAGGCTGCGGAAAGGACCTGTGTTGATATTGGAACTGTTGTGGAAAA ACTCAATACAAATGTTGATTTGTGTCGGAGCCTGAAAACTTTGTTGGAAAATGAAGCTGTTTTGGCCACACTGGATCCAGACGCAAG GAGAGTTGCAGAGCTTTTCATGTTTGACTTTGAGATCAGCGGGATACGTCTAGATGAATCCAAG AGGAAAAAAGCTGTTGCATTGAATGTGAAGTTGCTGGATCTTTCATACGAGTTTCTGAACGGCTCTTAGCTCCCAAACGCTATAGACAAGCGGGTTCTACCGGAACACATTCGCCACTGTTTCTCCATAGACGGGAACCGAGTTCAGATCGGCGGGCTGTGTGCGGATTCTCCCAATGAGCTG GTTCGAGAAGCTGCGTATAAAATCTTTTTGTACCCCAACACTAGTCTCCTGATTTGTTTGGATGAGCTTCTGGCTTGTAGACATGAGCTGGCAACACTAGTGGGCTATGAATCATTTGCACACAGAGCTTTGAAAGGAACAATGGCTAAAACTCCAg agaCTGTGATGAACTTTTTGACGCTGCTTACGGAAAAGCTCTCAGACAG GACATCAAAGGATTTCAAGATGATGAGAGAAATGAAGAAGGAAACGCACTTAATAAATCAt GAAGTGATGCCGTGGGATCATGCGTACCTCAGTAGTGCCATCAGGACAGAGAA GTTTAATGTAGATTGCAGCGTTTACAGCCCATACTTCTCTCTCGGTGCTTGCATGGAGGGTCTCAACCATCTCTTCACACAGTTATTGGGTGTCTATTTCCAAGCAGAGGACCCGAAAATGGGAGAAGTTTGGAGCGAAGATGTTAGAAAGCTG GCGGTGGTTCACGAAACCGAGGGACTGCTGGGATATATATACTGTGATTTCTTCCGTAGACCTGATAAACCTAACCAG GACTGTCACTTCACCATCCGTGGTGGGCGGTTGATGAAAGATGGTGTTTATCAGCTCCCTGTTGTGGTGCTGATGTTGAGTTTACCTCCACCCAATGGGAAAACCCCATCACTGCTTACTCCTGCCATGGTGGAGAACCTCTTCCATGAGATGGGGCATGCCATGCACTCAATGTTAGGCCGAACACGTTATCAACATGTCACAG GAACCAGGTGCTCTACAGATTTTGCTGAGGTTCCTTCTGTCCTCATGGAGTATTTTGCATCAGATTATCGGGTTGTGAGCCAGTTCGCTCGACATTATCAAACCGGGGAG CCCCTGCCTGAGAGCCTTGTTTCCCGTTTGTGTGAGTCTAAAAGGGTGTGCTGTGCTGCCGACACTCAGCTACAG attttctatGCAGCTTTGGATCAGGTTTATCACGGAAAGCCACAATACACAACCACCACTGACATCCTCAGAGAAATGCAGGAGAAATTTTATGGGTTACCGTATGTTCACGACACA GCTTGGCAGCTGAGATTCAGTCATCTGGTTGGTTATGGTGCTAAATATTATTCCTACCTCATGTCCAGAGCTGTGGCCTCCATGGTGTGGAGGCAGTGTTTTCTGCAGGATCCCTTTAACAG AGATATGGGAGAGCGTTACCGCAGGGAGATGCTTGCTCATGGAGGTAGTAAAGAACCTATGCTGATGGTCCAAG GAATGCTGCAGAAAACCCCAACTATTGAAGACTTTGTGGATGCACTAGTGGTGGATCTTGATGCAAATTTGAAAACCCAAAAATAA
- the rps25 gene encoding 40S ribosomal protein S25 produces MPPKDSKQKKDAGKSKKEKDPVNKSGGKAKKKKWSKGKVRDKLNNLVLFDKATYDKLYKEVPNYKLITPAVVSERLKIRGSLARAALQELMGKGLIKLVSKHRAQVIYTRNTKGTDEVPPEKEA; encoded by the exons ATG CCGCCCAAGGATAGCAAGCAGAAGAAGGACGCCGGCAAGTCCAAAAAGGAAAAGGACCCCGTCAATAAATCAGGAGGCAAAGCTAAGAAGAag AAGTGGTCCAAAGGAAAGGTGAGGGACAAGTTGAACAACCTGGTTCTGTTTGACAAGGCCACTTATGACAAACTATACAAAGAAGTTCCCAACTACAAGCTCATCACACCCGCGGTGGTATCTGAGAGGCTGAAGATCAGGGGCTCGCTGGCCAGGGCTGCCCTGCAAGAGCTGATGGGCAAAG gtTTGATCAAGCTGGTGTCCAAGCACAGGGCTCAGGTGATCTACACCAGAAACACCAAGGGCACAGATGAGGTTCCTCCAGAGAAGGAAGCATAA
- the slc37a4b gene encoding glucose-6-phosphate exchanger SLC37A4b, whose protein sequence is MGAAGYGYYRTVIFISMFVGYSLYYFNRKTFSFLMPSVMKEIELDKEELGLIISSQTLAYAISKFISGVLSDQISARWLFSIGLFIVGAINITFSWSSTVMMFTVLWFVNGFGQGFGWPPCGKVLRKWFEPSQFGTWWAILCCSMNLAGSLGPIITTVLVHYYDWRIIMSMSGVVCMIISVVCLLLVKNEPSDVGLPNIEPGANKGKGKKGAPNDESTLKEFLLSPYLWVLSAGYLVVFGVKIACTDWGQLFLMQEKGQSAMMGSSYMSALEVGGFFGSIGAGYLSDRAVAKQGLGTHGNPRHGLLLMMMGGMAVSMYLFRVTITSEMPEEAPLWVLALHPVSLLTGVAEKELWILILGAAFGFSSYGPIALFGVIASESAPSNFCGTSHAIVALMANVGAFIAGLPFSTIAKRYSWDTAFWVAEVACAVTTVCFFFVRNMRTKMGRVPKKMD, encoded by the exons ATGGGCGCAGCAGGTTATGGATATTACCGCACTGTTATATTCATCTCGATGTTTGTCGGGTACTCGCTGTATTACTTCAACCGAAAGACTTTCTCTTTTCTGATGCCGTCAGTGATGAAGGAGATCGAGCTGGATAAGGAAGAGCTTG GGTTGATCATCAGCAGTCAGACTCTTGCTTACGCCATCAGTAAGTTTATTAGCGGAGTGCTTTCGGACCAGATCAGCGCTCGATGGCTGTTCTCCATCGGGCTCTTCATTGTGGGTGCCATAAACATCACCTTCTCCTGGTCGTCTACTGTCATGATGTTTACCGTGCTTTGGTTTGTGAACGGGTTCGGTCAGGGTTTCGGCTGGCCACCGTGTGGAAAAGTGCTTCGGAAG TGGTTTGAACCGTCTCAGTTTGGGACGTGGTGGGCCATCCTGTGCTGCAGCATGAACCTGGCTGGTAGTTTAGGACCCATCATCACAACTGTGTTGGTTCATTACTACGATTGGAGAATCATCATGTCCATGTCAGGCGTAGTCTGCATGATCATCTCTGTCGTGTGTCTTCTGCTGGTGAAGAACGAACCCAGTGATGTGGGCCTGCCCAACATTGAGCCTGGAGCTAATAAGGGCAAAGGGAAGAAAGGAG CCCCCAATGATGAAAGCACCTTAAAAGAGTTCCTGCTGTCTCCGTACCTCTGGGTTCTGTCTGCGGGTTACCTGGTTGTGTTTGGGGTTAAGATTGCCTGTACAGACTGGGGTCAGCTTTTCCTTATGCAGGAGAAAGGTCAATCTGCTATGATGG GCAGTTCGTACATGAGCGCGTTGGAAGTCGGTGGGTTTTTTGGCAGCATTGGAGCTGGTTATCTGTCTGACAGGGCTGTCGCAAAG CAAGGGCTGGGTACCCACGGGAATCCTCGGCATGGGCTCCTCCTGATGATGATGGGAGGTATGGCTGTGTCCATGTACCTTTTCCGGGTAACCATTACGTCAGAGATGCCAGAG gagGCACCGCTGTGGGTTTTGGCACTTCATCCTGTCTCACTTCTCACTGGTGTCGCAGAAAAAGAG CTTTGGATTTTAATTCTTGGTGCTGCGTTTGGATTTTCATCATACGGACCAATTGCCTTGTTTGGAGTGATAGCGAGTGAGAGCGCCCCCTCGAACTTCTGTGGGACATCTCATGCCATCGTAGCTCTGATGGCAAATg ttGGCGCATTCATTGCCGGCCTTCCATTCAGCACCATTGCCAAACGCTACAGCTGGGACACGGCATTCTGGGTAGCAGAGGTCGCCTGTGCTGTTACAACagtgtgtttcttttttgtgcGTAACATGCGCACAAAAATGGGTCGTGTGCCTAAAAAGATGGACTAA
- the b3gat1b gene encoding galactosylgalactosylxylosylprotein 3-beta-glucuronosyltransferase 1 isoform X2: MVVSRQRGVDGKYLTVEMLKRKDILALILIVFPWTLLIKFWQQHSDNPLPPSQRDQFTEDASDFKNPASHRTPKSLKSPGRVVEDSAGRTALVSRLLENSGLNYTHLNVETPRNLKVRTNPKERRIPRGTMQRNLALRWLRRNINLNSGHKGVVYFADDDNAYSLELFEEMRWTRKISVWPVAFVGGLRYESPKINSLGKVSGWRTVFDPRRPFAIDMAGFSVNLQLILGKPQAYFKLRGVKGGYQESSLLQDLVTLSDLEPRAANCTKVLVWHTRTERPVLVNEGKKGFTNTSVEI, encoded by the exons ATGGTTGTGTCAAGGCAACGAGGGGTAGATGGAAAAT ATCTGACAGTGGAAATGCTGAAGAGAAAAGACATCCTGGCACTTATTTTGATTGTATTTCCGTGGACTTTGCTCATCAAGTTTTGGCAGCAACATTCTGACAACCCTTTGCCTCCATCTCAAAGGG ATCAGTTCACAGAAGATGCTTCAGACTTCAAGAATCCTGCATCACACAGAACACCCAAATCACTGAAGTCACCCGGACGAG TTGTGGAGGACTCTGCGGGGAGGACGGCGCTGGTGTCGAGGCTGCTGGAGAACTCAGGGTTGAATTACACCCACCTAAACGTAGAGACACCTCGGAACCTCAAAGTGCGAACGAATCCCAAAGAACGGAGGATCCCGCGCGGCACCATGCAGAGGAACCTGGCTCTTCGCTGGCTCAGGAGAAACATCAACCTGAACTCTGGTCATAAAGGGGTCGTCTACTTTGCAGATGATGACAATGCCTACAGCCTGGAGCTGTTTGAGGAG ATGCGCTGGACTCGTAAAATATCTGTGTGGCCGGTCGCCTTTGTCGGAGGTCTCCGGTACGAATCGCCCAAAATCAACTCTCTGGGCAAAGTGTCCGGATGGAGGACGGTGTTTGACCCTCGTCGACCTTTTGCTATCGACATGGCAGGGTTTTCTGTGAATTTACAGCTCATCCTCGGCAAACCTCAAGCATACTTTAAGCTCCGGGGAGTAAAGGGTGGATACCAGGAGAGCAGTTTGTTACAGGATCTGGTCACTTTGTCTGACCTGGAGCCCAGAGCTGCCAACTGCACTAAG GTGCTGGTTTGGCACACCAGGACAGAGAGACCTGTGCTTGTGAATGAAGGTAAAAAGGGATTTACAAATACCAGtgttgaaatatga
- the b3gat1b gene encoding galactosylgalactosylxylosylprotein 3-beta-glucuronosyltransferase 1 isoform X1, translating to MVVSRQRGVDGKYLTVEMLKRKDILALILIVFPWTLLIKFWQQHSDNPLPPSQRADRSVHRRCFRLQESCITQNTQITEVTRTRYIYSRLLPWSDALPTLHVITPTYSRPVQKAELTRLSNTLLHVPNLHWLVVEDSAGRTALVSRLLENSGLNYTHLNVETPRNLKVRTNPKERRIPRGTMQRNLALRWLRRNINLNSGHKGVVYFADDDNAYSLELFEEMRWTRKISVWPVAFVGGLRYESPKINSLGKVSGWRTVFDPRRPFAIDMAGFSVNLQLILGKPQAYFKLRGVKGGYQESSLLQDLVTLSDLEPRAANCTKVLVWHTRTERPVLVNEGKKGFTNTSVEI from the exons ATGGTTGTGTCAAGGCAACGAGGGGTAGATGGAAAAT ATCTGACAGTGGAAATGCTGAAGAGAAAAGACATCCTGGCACTTATTTTGATTGTATTTCCGTGGACTTTGCTCATCAAGTTTTGGCAGCAACATTCTGACAACCCTTTGCCTCCATCTCAAAGGG CTGACAGATCAGTTCACAGAAGATGCTTCAGACTTCAAGAATCCTGCATCACACAGAACACCCAAATCACTGAAGTCACCCGGACGAGGTACATATACAGCCGCCTGCTGCCCTGGTCTGATGCGCTGCCCACTCTTCACGTAATAACGCCGACCTACAGTAGGCCCGTTCAGAAGGCGGAGTTAACCCGCCTTTCTAACACCCTTCTCCATGTGCCCAACCTGCACTGGTTAGTTGTGGAGGACTCTGCGGGGAGGACGGCGCTGGTGTCGAGGCTGCTGGAGAACTCAGGGTTGAATTACACCCACCTAAACGTAGAGACACCTCGGAACCTCAAAGTGCGAACGAATCCCAAAGAACGGAGGATCCCGCGCGGCACCATGCAGAGGAACCTGGCTCTTCGCTGGCTCAGGAGAAACATCAACCTGAACTCTGGTCATAAAGGGGTCGTCTACTTTGCAGATGATGACAATGCCTACAGCCTGGAGCTGTTTGAGGAG ATGCGCTGGACTCGTAAAATATCTGTGTGGCCGGTCGCCTTTGTCGGAGGTCTCCGGTACGAATCGCCCAAAATCAACTCTCTGGGCAAAGTGTCCGGATGGAGGACGGTGTTTGACCCTCGTCGACCTTTTGCTATCGACATGGCAGGGTTTTCTGTGAATTTACAGCTCATCCTCGGCAAACCTCAAGCATACTTTAAGCTCCGGGGAGTAAAGGGTGGATACCAGGAGAGCAGTTTGTTACAGGATCTGGTCACTTTGTCTGACCTGGAGCCCAGAGCTGCCAACTGCACTAAG GTGCTGGTTTGGCACACCAGGACAGAGAGACCTGTGCTTGTGAATGAAGGTAAAAAGGGATTTACAAATACCAGtgttgaaatatga